A genomic window from Chitinophagales bacterium includes:
- a CDS encoding acyl-CoA carboxylase subunit beta, whose product MDLEFNKNEDAMKLLVSQVNRKLEKIHLGGGKKNIEKQHSKGKLTARERVEYLKDKDSDFLEIGAFCGDGMYEEYGGCPGGGVVTGIGRVSGRQCVIVANDATVKAGAWFPITGKKNLRAQEIAMENKLPIIYLVDSAGAFLPMQDEIFPDKEHFGRMFRNNAVMSSEGIVQISAIMGSCVAGGAYLPIMSDEAMIVEKTGSIFLAGPYLVKAAIGEEVDSETLGGAETQCEISGVTDYKFKDDQSCLDAIRDIMDKIGHNEKAGFDRVKPKKPAKEPKELYGIFPEANAKPYDVKEIIDRLLDGSEFTEYKAGYGKTIVCGVGRIDGWSVGIVANQRLLCKTKKGEMQFGGVIYSDSADKAARFIMNCNQKKIPLVFLQDVTGFMVGSRSEHGGIIKDGAKLVSAVSNSVVPKFTIITGNSYGAGNYAMCGKAYDPRLIMAWPTAKIAVMGGDQAAKTILQIEVSSAKKVRGEKISQEDQDKIFKKIKDRYEETTTSFYAASRLWVDAIIDPKETRKVISAGIEAANHAPITKRFNPGVIQT is encoded by the coding sequence ATGGATTTGGAATTTAACAAGAATGAAGATGCTATGAAGCTGCTGGTATCTCAAGTGAATCGCAAATTGGAAAAGATTCATTTGGGTGGCGGAAAGAAAAATATTGAAAAACAGCACAGCAAAGGAAAATTGACCGCTCGTGAGCGCGTAGAATACCTAAAGGACAAGGACAGTGATTTCTTGGAAATTGGCGCATTTTGCGGTGATGGCATGTATGAGGAATACGGTGGCTGTCCGGGCGGTGGCGTGGTTACGGGAATCGGAAGAGTGTCAGGCAGGCAATGTGTAATTGTGGCCAATGATGCTACAGTTAAGGCTGGTGCTTGGTTCCCCATTACAGGAAAGAAAAACTTGCGCGCACAGGAAATTGCCATGGAAAATAAATTGCCCATCATTTATTTGGTGGACAGTGCCGGGGCTTTTTTGCCCATGCAGGATGAGATATTTCCCGATAAGGAACATTTCGGAAGGATGTTTCGCAACAATGCTGTGATGTCATCCGAGGGTATTGTGCAGATTTCTGCTATTATGGGCAGTTGTGTGGCAGGTGGGGCTTATCTCCCTATTATGTCGGATGAAGCCATGATCGTGGAAAAAACAGGATCCATCTTTTTGGCAGGACCTTATTTGGTGAAAGCGGCCATAGGAGAGGAGGTCGATTCAGAAACTTTGGGTGGAGCAGAAACCCAATGCGAAATTTCGGGTGTTACGGATTATAAATTCAAGGATGATCAAAGTTGCTTGGATGCCATTAGGGACATCATGGACAAGATAGGGCACAACGAAAAAGCGGGGTTTGACAGGGTAAAGCCTAAAAAGCCAGCCAAAGAGCCAAAGGAATTGTATGGTATTTTTCCAGAAGCCAACGCCAAACCTTATGATGTAAAAGAAATTATTGATCGCTTATTGGACGGTTCTGAATTTACCGAATACAAAGCAGGCTATGGGAAAACCATAGTTTGTGGTGTGGGTAGAATTGATGGTTGGTCGGTAGGCATTGTGGCCAATCAAAGATTGCTCTGCAAAACCAAGAAAGGTGAAATGCAGTTTGGCGGTGTTATTTACAGCGATTCGGCTGATAAGGCTGCGCGTTTTATTATGAATTGCAATCAAAAGAAAATACCGCTGGTTTTCTTGCAGGATGTTACCGGGTTTATGGTAGGCTCCCGTTCCGAACACGGTGGAATCATTAAGGATGGTGCAAAATTGGTGAGTGCAGTATCCAATTCGGTAGTTCCCAAATTTACCATTATCACAGGCAATTCCTATGGAGCTGGAAACTATGCCATGTGTGGTAAAGCCTATGATCCGAGATTGATTATGGCCTGGCCTACGGCTAAAATAGCAGTGATGGGTGGAGATCAGGCGGCAAAAACGATTTTGCAAATAGAGGTTTCTTCTGCCAAAAAAGTGAGGGGAGAGAAAATCAGTCAGGAAGATCAGGACAAAATTTTCAAAAAAATTAAGGATCGCTACGAAGAAACGACAACTTCCTTTTATGCAGCATCTCGTTTGTGGGTAGATGCGATTATCGACCCCAAGGAAACACGCAAAGTGATTTCTGCAGGAATAGAGGCCGCCAATCATGCGCCAATCACAAAGCGTTTTAATCCGGGCGTTATACAAACTTAA
- the rluF gene encoding 23S rRNA pseudouridine(2604) synthase RluF yields MPLHPEDSQNISLNKYISSSGYCSRRAADKIIKAGRVTINGKTAQSGNRVGIDDKVLVDGNPIVHKEPYIYLAFNKPVGITCTAEKSVKDNIIDFINYPRRIFHVGRLDKDSEGLILLTNDGEIVNKVLRAGNKHEKEYIVRVNKKITDDFIKAMRSGIPVLDTITNKCFVKKESNHEFRIILTQGLNRQIRRMCEYLGYKVKALQRIRIMHIKLDTLPVGKWRHLNKAEVTKLKNSTEHSKKTTLQKQK; encoded by the coding sequence ATGCCCCTGCATCCTGAAGATTCGCAAAATATCAGTTTAAACAAATACATTAGCAGTAGCGGCTATTGCTCGCGCAGGGCTGCTGATAAAATCATTAAAGCAGGAAGAGTCACCATCAATGGTAAAACAGCACAGTCCGGCAATCGGGTGGGTATTGATGATAAAGTCCTGGTGGATGGAAATCCAATTGTACATAAGGAGCCCTATATTTATCTTGCATTTAACAAACCTGTAGGCATTACCTGTACTGCTGAAAAAAGTGTAAAAGACAATATTATAGATTTTATCAATTATCCCAGGCGCATTTTCCATGTTGGCCGTTTAGACAAGGATTCCGAGGGTTTGATCTTGTTGACCAATGATGGTGAAATTGTAAATAAAGTCTTGCGGGCAGGTAACAAACACGAAAAAGAATACATCGTGCGTGTGAACAAAAAGATCACCGATGATTTTATTAAAGCTATGCGCAGCGGTATTCCTGTACTTGATACAATTACCAACAAATGTTTTGTGAAAAAAGAAAGCAATCATGAGTTTCGCATTATTCTCACTCAGGGATTAAACAGGCAGATCAGGCGTATGTGCGAATATCTAGGCTACAAAGTAAAGGCACTGCAGCGTATTCGCATTATGCATATTAAACTGGATACATTACCTGTCGGGAAATGGCGACATTTGAACAAGGCTGAAGTTACAAAGCTGAAAAACAGTACGGAACATTCGAAAAAAACTACTTTGCAAAAACAGAAATAG
- a CDS encoding TlpA disulfide reductase family protein, with protein sequence MKYLGLLFAALFFLSACTNEKEKLEGLDYIVDGKIEGAEGQTLFLDQMSLQGNVPIDTAILNKEGEFKMKGTLPEDGLYMLRFNQNKTWALVLEGGAVTVNGNFEDVFDYTVSGSQPSEQLSAFIKELGTTQKSLQQLTQQFQQLRAQGGDQNQLMQIQMQYQQKAGYLQKLTTNFVDTVQSPHLALFGASLLDVRENTALLKKVVERVEDQVPNSPFLADFKAKLKEAKRLAIGSKAPDFKLKSHKGTEYSLYDMDAKYILIDFWASWCRPCRIENPNLVKTYKEYKDKGFEIYSISLDKNMQKWVSAIGQDNLTWKYHGSELKGWQCPVAQNYNVRSIPATFLVDGEFNIVAKNLRGDALENKLAELLD encoded by the coding sequence ATGAAATACTTAGGATTATTATTTGCTGCACTGTTTTTCCTTTCAGCTTGTACCAATGAAAAAGAAAAGCTCGAAGGGCTGGACTATATTGTTGACGGAAAAATTGAAGGTGCAGAAGGGCAAACTTTGTTTTTGGATCAGATGTCGCTACAGGGCAATGTACCTATTGACACTGCCATTCTAAACAAAGAAGGAGAATTTAAAATGAAAGGCACGCTTCCGGAAGACGGCCTGTATATGCTGCGATTTAATCAAAATAAAACCTGGGCACTGGTTCTGGAAGGTGGAGCTGTCACGGTAAACGGAAATTTTGAAGATGTTTTTGATTATACCGTAAGCGGTTCGCAACCCTCTGAACAACTTTCCGCCTTTATAAAAGAGCTGGGCACAACACAAAAAAGCCTTCAGCAACTCACTCAGCAATTTCAGCAATTGAGAGCACAGGGCGGTGATCAAAATCAATTGATGCAAATACAAATGCAATACCAGCAAAAAGCCGGTTACTTGCAAAAGCTCACTACTAATTTTGTAGATACAGTGCAATCTCCACACCTGGCTTTATTTGGAGCCAGCCTTTTGGATGTGAGAGAAAATACAGCACTACTGAAAAAAGTGGTAGAACGCGTAGAAGACCAGGTGCCCAATTCTCCCTTTTTGGCAGATTTTAAAGCCAAATTAAAAGAAGCCAAGAGGTTGGCTATTGGCTCCAAAGCACCTGATTTCAAATTAAAAAGCCATAAAGGAACGGAGTATTCACTTTATGATATGGATGCCAAATATATTCTGATCGACTTCTGGGCATCCTGGTGCAGACCTTGCCGAATTGAAAATCCAAATCTTGTAAAAACCTATAAAGAGTACAAAGACAAAGGTTTTGAGATATACAGCATATCATTAGATAAGAATATGCAGAAATGGGTGAGCGCCATTGGCCAAGATAATTTGACCTGGAAATATCACGGAAGTGAACTCAAAGGCTGGCAATGTCCTGTTGCACAGAACTACAATGTGCGCTCTATACCGGCAACATTTTTAGTAGATGGTGAATTTAATATTGTTGCTAAAAACCTGAGAGGCGATGCCCTGGAAAACAAGCTTGCTGAATTGTTGGATTAG
- the gatB gene encoding Asp-tRNA(Asn)/Glu-tRNA(Gln) amidotransferase subunit GatB: MNIYDKYEAVIGLEVHAQLATKSKAFSRDSAAYGAPPNTQISPITLGHPGTLPMLNKRQVEFAVMLGLACHSNITEVNRFARKNYFYADLPKGYQISQFDTPICTGGYVRIDVEGKDKNIELTRIHMEEDAGKSMHDQDPYYTLIDLNRAGVPLLEIVTEPVLRSADEAYAYLTQVRKLVRYLEICDGNMEEGSLRCDANISVRIKGVEKFGEKVEVKNMNSIRNVKRAIDYEIKRQIEAIEAGEVIDQDTRSFDAVKGTTFTMRSKELAHDYRYFPEPDLPPVRIKADYIEKIKQLMPPLPEELYQRFRKEFELSDYDAQILTDEKEIALYFNELITFTKNYKAAANWVMGAVKSYLNEQAIELTEFVLKPQQIAEIINLIDSGKISNSAATQNLFPAMVEQPNSKAADLAEKLNLFQQSDESVIDGLVDEVIAAFPEKVEEYKNGKKGLLGMFMGQVMKKSKGKADPQLASKLLEEKLN, translated from the coding sequence ATGAACATTTACGATAAATACGAAGCGGTAATCGGTCTGGAAGTACACGCCCAATTGGCCACCAAGAGCAAAGCTTTTTCAAGAGACTCTGCCGCTTATGGAGCTCCGCCCAATACCCAGATAAGCCCCATCACATTGGGACATCCCGGTACATTGCCCATGCTCAATAAAAGGCAGGTAGAATTTGCCGTGATGCTGGGACTGGCCTGTCATTCCAATATCACAGAAGTCAATCGTTTTGCGCGTAAAAATTACTTTTATGCAGATTTGCCCAAAGGCTATCAAATTTCTCAATTCGACACCCCCATTTGCACCGGTGGATATGTAAGAATAGATGTTGAAGGCAAGGACAAAAACATAGAACTCACCCGCATACACATGGAAGAAGATGCCGGTAAAAGTATGCACGATCAGGATCCTTATTATACTTTGATTGATCTGAACCGTGCCGGAGTTCCTCTCCTGGAAATTGTTACAGAACCCGTTTTGCGCAGTGCAGATGAAGCTTACGCTTATTTAACCCAAGTCAGAAAACTGGTGCGTTATCTCGAAATTTGCGATGGCAATATGGAAGAAGGCAGCCTGCGTTGCGATGCCAATATTTCAGTACGCATAAAAGGCGTAGAAAAATTTGGCGAAAAGGTAGAGGTGAAAAACATGAACTCCATACGAAACGTAAAGCGCGCCATTGATTATGAAATAAAAAGACAAATAGAAGCAATAGAAGCCGGTGAAGTAATAGACCAGGACACCCGCAGTTTTGATGCCGTCAAGGGCACTACCTTTACCATGAGAAGCAAAGAACTGGCACATGATTATCGCTATTTTCCCGAGCCAGATTTGCCTCCTGTGCGTATCAAGGCAGATTATATCGAAAAGATAAAACAGCTAATGCCGCCATTGCCTGAAGAGCTCTATCAGCGTTTCAGAAAGGAATTTGAGCTATCAGATTACGATGCGCAGATACTCACCGATGAAAAAGAAATTGCATTGTATTTCAATGAACTGATCACATTTACCAAAAACTACAAAGCAGCTGCCAACTGGGTGATGGGTGCTGTAAAATCCTATCTGAATGAACAGGCCATTGAGCTGACAGAATTCGTCCTGAAACCACAGCAAATTGCCGAGATCATCAATTTGATAGATTCGGGGAAAATCAGCAATTCTGCGGCAACGCAAAATCTTTTCCCTGCTATGGTTGAACAGCCCAATAGCAAAGCAGCCGACTTAGCTGAGAAACTCAACCTATTTCAACAAAGCGATGAATCCGTAATAGATGGCCTGGTAGATGAAGTAATTGCAGCATTCCCGGAAAAAGTAGAGGAATACAAAAATGGTAAAAAAGGTTTATTGGGCATGTTTATGGGGCAGGTAATGAAAAAATCAAAGGGCAAAGCGGATCCACAACTGGCCAGTAAACTGCTGGAAGAAAAGTTAAATTAA
- a CDS encoding ATP-binding protein, with protein MKKLKNPFLLTGYFGKEYFCNREQELDTLLEHFNNDRNIVLYSWRRMGKTALIKCFVAELEQKNIAETVYVDLLGTRSMNAAIKQITEAVYEKFGKTKSGFSAAFQHLLKSIGANLSFNPQSGMPEFSLSLKQSEKANRSLNALGDFLQKRKKQIIVVLDEFQQIGRYSKENGEAFFRTWMQEYPGIRFIYSGSHRQMMISMFADKNRPFYRSAQLMQLNPISFSSYKPFITQHFERNGKQIDADVIDAIYEWSREQTYCIQLLCNKLFAKHDKIKVEHLQPICTEVINQESPILSNYSNLLTDMQWKVLLAVAKEEPLKNPQSKNFIEQYHLGASSSVSTALKKLIEKELVIQEESSYYIHDVLMTRWLQNF; from the coding sequence ATGAAAAAGTTGAAAAATCCATTTTTACTTACTGGTTATTTTGGGAAAGAGTACTTCTGTAATCGAGAGCAGGAGCTTGATACATTATTGGAGCACTTTAACAATGATAGAAATATTGTACTGTATTCATGGCGTAGAATGGGCAAAACAGCACTCATTAAATGTTTTGTTGCTGAACTGGAACAGAAAAATATAGCTGAAACAGTATATGTAGATTTGCTGGGAACAAGGAGTATGAATGCAGCAATCAAGCAGATTACTGAAGCTGTTTATGAAAAGTTTGGAAAAACAAAGTCAGGCTTTTCTGCTGCATTCCAGCACTTATTAAAATCAATTGGAGCCAATCTTAGTTTTAATCCACAATCTGGTATGCCTGAATTCAGTCTTTCACTAAAACAAAGTGAAAAAGCCAACAGATCTTTAAATGCATTAGGTGATTTTTTACAAAAAAGAAAAAAGCAAATTATAGTAGTGCTGGATGAATTTCAACAGATTGGCCGTTATTCTAAAGAAAATGGGGAAGCTTTTTTTCGCACATGGATGCAGGAATATCCGGGCATCAGATTTATCTATAGCGGTAGTCATAGGCAAATGATGATCTCTATGTTTGCTGACAAAAATCGCCCTTTTTACAGAAGTGCGCAGTTAATGCAACTCAACCCTATTTCATTTTCAAGCTATAAACCTTTTATCACTCAGCACTTTGAAAGAAATGGAAAGCAAATTGATGCCGATGTGATAGATGCTATTTATGAATGGAGCAGAGAGCAAACCTACTGCATACAGCTACTTTGCAACAAGCTTTTTGCAAAACATGACAAAATTAAAGTAGAACATTTACAACCCATTTGTACAGAAGTGATCAATCAGGAAAGTCCTATACTTTCTAATTATAGCAATCTTTTGACAGATATGCAGTGGAAAGTACTCCTAGCTGTTGCTAAAGAAGAGCCTTTAAAAAATCCTCAGTCCAAAAATTTTATTGAACAATACCATTTAGGAGCCAGCAGCTCAGTGAGTACAGCATTGAAGAAGCTTATTGAAAAAGAATTGGTTATTCAGGAAGAATCATCTTATTATATTCACGATGTTTTAATGACAAGGTGGTTACAAAACTTTTAA
- a CDS encoding DUF255 domain-containing protein has translation MLLKKILLIHSVLLFFAFSVIAGNPSKPNPNKEKVQWMSFEEAVEKSANGEKRKIFIDVYTDWCGWCKKMDATTFSHPEIAAYLNENYYPVKLDGERKDTVVVNEKTYVFVAEGRRGYHELAAALMNGRMSYPTIVLLDEQFNMIQPIPGYRQAPELDEILKYYGKDLHKQNVSFEDFKANYDSPFE, from the coding sequence ATGCTTTTAAAAAAAATCCTTTTAATTCATTCTGTATTGTTGTTTTTTGCCTTTTCAGTAATAGCGGGAAATCCATCTAAACCAAATCCCAATAAGGAAAAAGTACAGTGGATGAGCTTTGAAGAAGCAGTGGAGAAAAGCGCAAACGGTGAAAAGAGAAAGATTTTTATAGATGTTTACACTGATTGGTGTGGTTGGTGCAAAAAAATGGATGCTACTACATTCAGCCATCCTGAAATTGCCGCTTATTTGAATGAAAACTACTATCCCGTAAAATTGGATGGTGAGCGAAAAGATACTGTAGTTGTGAATGAAAAAACCTATGTTTTTGTAGCTGAGGGAAGACGTGGATATCACGAGTTGGCTGCTGCACTAATGAATGGCAGGATGAGTTATCCGACCATTGTTCTGCTCGATGAGCAATTCAATATGATTCAGCCCATACCTGGCTACAGACAAGCTCCTGAATTGGATGAGATTCTTAAATATTATGGAAAGGATCTGCACAAGCAAAATGTTTCTTTTGAGGATTTCAAGGCCAATTACGATTCTCCTTTTGAATAG